One Candidatus Komeilibacteria bacterium CG_4_10_14_0_2_um_filter_37_10 DNA segment encodes these proteins:
- a CDS encoding endonuclease — MPCVYIIKSIKTNRLYIGSSHKNSPQERLMNHNAKKVRSTKFYAPWTLIIFEKYNTYTDARKRELFLKSGVGRKLIMERCQSGLMEQS, encoded by the coding sequence ATGCCCTGTGTATATATTATAAAAAGTATTAAAACAAATAGATTGTATATTGGATCTAGTCATAAAAATTCACCACAAGAACGATTAATGAATCATAATGCCAAAAAAGTCAGATCTACTAAATTTTATGCCCCATGGACTTTAATAATATTTGAAAAGTATAATACGTATACCGACGCCAGAAAACGTGAATTATTTTTAAAATCTGGTGTTGGTAGAAAATTAATAATGGAGAGGTGCCAGAGTGGTCTAATGGAACAGTCTTGA
- a CDS encoding ArsR family transcriptional regulator yields MKAKCCANKKLTEEFANLAKFLRIIGDDNRLRILCLLKDGERCVCEIYPNLDLAQNLVSSHLKVMLDFGLLTIRQEWKKNYYSINPIIFKKYNLSLTNFLKNYE; encoded by the coding sequence ATGAAAGCAAAATGTTGTGCCAATAAAAAACTTACAGAAGAGTTCGCGAATCTCGCTAAGTTTTTAAGGATCATCGGTGACGATAATCGCTTAAGGATTTTATGCCTGTTAAAAGACGGGGAACGTTGTGTTTGTGAAATATACCCTAATCTAGATTTGGCTCAGAATTTGGTTTCTAGCCATCTAAAAGTTATGCTAGATTTTGGTTTACTAACAATCAGACAAGAGTGGAAGAAAAATTACTATTCTATAAATCCAATAATATTTAAAAAATATAACTTATCATTAACTAATTTCTTAAAAAACTATGAATAA
- a CDS encoding thioredoxin family protein — MNNQITSIQVLGSGCPTCKKLFELTQKAVTELDLKTEVEYITDIQKIIELGVMSSPVLTVNGKVALVGQLLNLEKIKELLTLNNQPKIEESMSSCSCGGKC; from the coding sequence ATGAATAATCAAATTACCTCAATCCAAGTTTTAGGTTCAGGTTGTCCGACTTGTAAAAAACTATTTGAATTAACGCAAAAAGCGGTTACTGAACTAGATTTGAAGACAGAAGTAGAATATATAACCGATATTCAAAAGATAATTGAATTAGGTGTTATGTCATCCCCTGTTTTAACTGTTAACGGCAAGGTCGCTTTAGTCGGTCAGTTGCTTAATTTAGAAAAAATCAAAGAACTACTTACCTTAAACAACCAACCAAAAATAGAAGAATCTATGAGTAGTTGTTCTTGCGGAGGTA